From the genome of Tachysurus vachellii isolate PV-2020 chromosome 2, HZAU_Pvac_v1, whole genome shotgun sequence, one region includes:
- the nat9 gene encoding N-acetyltransferase 9, translated as MRLNEDTLLEGCNVVLVPYNTEHVPRYHQWMTSEELQKLTASEPLTLDQEYDMQRSWREDDDKCTFIVLDKQRWTDPSFSEEECMVGDVNIFLTDPSDPSLAELEIMIAEPSYRGRGYGKEVTCMMMHYGINKLGIKKYEVKIGLENRISVEMFKKLQFQELSVSEVFHEVTLGLTVNEASWEELLGGTDIEGREYRKTRDSRHRAKHSTTTGADGN; from the exons ATGCGGCTGAATGAAGACACTTTACTGGAAGGCTGTAATGTTGTGTTGGTTCCCTACAACACTGAACATGTTCCCAG ATATCACCAGTGGATGACGTCAGAGGAGCTGCAGAAACTCACCGCGTCTGAACCTTTAACCCTGGACCAGGAATATGACATGCAGAGAAGCTGGAGAGAGGATGATGATA AGTGCACGTTCATCGTCCTGGACAAACAGAGATGGACAGATCCAAGCTTCTCAGAGGAAGAGTGCATGGTGGGAGATGTCAACATTTTCCTGACGGACCCCAGTGACCCGTCACTGGCTGAGCTGGAGATCATGATAGCAG AGCCCAGCTACAGAGGCAGAGGTTATGGCAAAGAAGTGACGTGTATGATGATGCATTACG GCATCAACAAACTCGGCATCAAGAAATACGAAGTGAAAATTGGTTTGGAAAACCGGATCAGTGTAGAGATGTTCAAAAAGCTCCAGTTTCAAGAG CTGTCCGTCAGCGAGGTGTTTCATGAAGTGACTCTTGGCCTGACTGTGAACGAGGCGTCATGGGAAGAGCTGCTGGGCGGCACGGATATCGAGGGAAGAGAGTACAGGAAAACCCGGGACTCCAGGCACAGAGCTAAACATTCAACAACCACCGGAGCTGACGGGAACTGA